A stretch of DNA from Pyxicephalus adspersus chromosome 5, UCB_Pads_2.0, whole genome shotgun sequence:
CTTTCTTCAGGCTGGACACCTTCACGCAATCGATCATGTTATTGCTGGCCGCGGCCTTCATCGTGGCGTTTGTGCTGCTGCTGTACATGGTGTCTCCGCTCATCAGCCCCAGCCCCCTAAAACTGGCCGGAGCCCATGTGGTGGTGAGTCCAATCTGAGCTTTATGGGTTTGTTTACAGGTTGGGCCTGGTTCTGTGATCATACCGAGGATCCTGGCTGGCCTGGCTTGCTTGCCAAGCAGATGTTCTGGTGTGATCATCCTTTTATTGTACAACTGTATTCAGGGCAGTCCAGACACATACAATCCAGGATTTTTATATACCAGTCATTTTTGTACTTCAAAGGAATGTAAACTGCACCATACATCATGTACTACTGAAAGTTATATTCTAAAAACGTTTGCAGATCCTGGCCCACTACGACCTGGGGTTGGGAAACCCAGATGGGAGTAGCAGGACGCCAATATGGATGATGACTCCACGTTGATGCTTCTCAGTCCACCCTTACAACTTTCGTTTTTCTACCGTATCTAGACAGGTTCTCTAACAAGCTCTTACTGAGAATGAAGTGGTTTTATAATGAGGATAAACTAGGGAAAGGTTCTGTTCTGGGGAATATCATCCAACCTGAGGGGTTGCAAAAGCAGAAATTAAGTTCTTTCTGATGGGtcaagattttaaataaaaaaaaaatgtctggggttTCACTATATGCTTGCTTAAACTAAGTATTGTTATAATGTATTGAGAGTGATTTGAAGGCTGCCATGGTTCCCCATTTCTATAAATGCTGGTTGTCTGACTTATACTGGCTGTAGTATTTTGCCATGTGGATCCCAGTGACTTCAGTACTTTGCCATGTGGATCCCAGTGACTTCAGTACTTTCTAAGTTCCTAATATTAAACCAGTATACAaatcagtagtaaaaaaaaagtagtagtcaaaaaataaaaaaaaaccagacAGCCAGGAAGCCAACATTTTACAGAGAAGTCAggaatggcagcctccatgtttcgaGTAGCACAGACTTCTTTTAATAGAAATGGACCACAAGGAGTAATGATAGTGTTCTCATGCATAGCAGCCAGAGATCATTGACTGGAGCCAGACGTtgtgttaatattaatatgttctCCTTGTTTTGCATACATTATGGAAATTGCTGTTTACTTGTATAATGTCTTAAGGTGTGTAAAATGCCTTCATTGGTTTTAAATGCATACTTTGTTTTACAGTCATATAAATAAGTAATTACACCTGTTAAGTTTGGCATGTTTAAACAAGCAAACTTTAGATGTTCTTTAAAACCGTGCCTGCAGAGACAGTTTATTTATGTAAACCAATGACTGTTACAACTGAAGTGATGTATTCATTATCATGATCCTAATGGAAATGCAGATTTGTGGAAACAAtgttagcaaaataaatattatgcacCATTCTTATGCTTTGATTGGCTGCTGATAAACTCTGCTTACAGCATGGATGTCATAGGATAGTTTTCCGTTACTAATATGGGGAATGGTATAGTCTTGTGTTCTGAAATAAAGCTCCTATGCAAAAATTATAGTCACTTACATTTAACAAactgtttttgttctttcttttttcattaggTGACTGGTGGTTCCAGCGGTATTGGAAAATGTATTGCCATTGAATGCTTTAAATGTGGTGCTTTTATTACTTTGGTTGCACGcaatgaggtaaaaaaaatgtaattgttttggaggtaaaataaatgtcattgtttCAGATTTGAAGTGGTTGGATTTGTGCagtaatcatatatatatatatatatatatatatatatatatatatttgctaacaTATAATGTTAAAAGCTCGCTAAACCAAGAATACCAAATGATTAATCAAGCCAATTATATAAAGTAAGTTGATTTCACTGGAAAACAAACTCTGTCTATTATTGCTCCTTTTGGCCTGGTGATTATttcatttggggaaaaaaaagtggtgGTAAATCCTTGCCACTAGAACAAAAGTCAGTCCTTCTATGTGGACATGTGCCCAGGTGACAGCTGACTTTACACacctaccttcttttttttttttctttttttttttttagttatatttttggTATGCTTGTTTTCAAAATGATACTTCTTTTTGCATTCCCAAACTGTAACTTGTCTTTATTCCTGTGTAAAATCCCATATAATCAATTCAGATTTGTAAAAAGTGCAGATACCACAATGGATACCACAAATCATAAACCAACCCCCCTCCACCTAATGCATTTCATCAGTTTCTGACTTCTAAAGATTACTATACTATCAGTGCTAGATTAGTACTATGTTCTAAAAAGTGAGAGCAGTCAGTTTTCCTAATCATCACATCTTTTTCTGCTTGTAGTTACTGTAAAAGGGGCTAATCAAATAATAAAGTCCTAGAAAAAAGTACCAATCATGTATTAGTGGGAGAGAGACCCCCGATCCAAATTAATAACATTATTTGGTTAACGGCAGAACATGTAGTGTTGTGTTTGTCTATCTAAGCACAAAACTTATTTTCTGTCCTTCAAAAGCCATCTTTTGAAGgacagaatatataaataataaaaatgtatgggaTGAATTTTACATGATATGTCTACTGTCTACTGAAAGTTTTGTTATACTACCTTGCCTTTTGTTGGTAAGAATGAAGTATACATGTTTATGGAACGTTGTTTCAGTGCAGACGGGTCCAATGTAACctgaaaaatacatgaatatgCATGGTGGTGGACTTCAACCTGTATTAACAAATACGTTTATTGAACTGATGTACTGACCTTTTGTCTGTTGACTAAATGTCGGCTTTAGAACATATAGAAAATGTCTGGTTGATAGTCTtttgaaaatgttgattttttttttctcattgcagAGCAAACTAGTTCAAGCCAAAAAAGAGATTGAAAAGTATGCTATAAATGAGAAACAGGTGAGAATATAATATGGGATATGCTTGGTTtgttaaatcttttatttacacatatgcAGTAAGCTATGAAtatggtgtgtgttttttatgtttgttttttttcttctttccttcttttgaCTAGGTTGTAATATGTATCTCAGTTGATGTATCCAAAGATTATAGACAAGTAGAAAATGTCATAAAGCAGGTAAGATATCAAAATTCCATGAATTCTCAACCATTAGACTTACCAGTTTAAACAGTTCCTTGGTAGATAGTATTGTGCTTCAATTTTCCTTAAAGGGGCATCAATTGGCCACATTTCTCACGCGAAACTGTTAAAATCTATGGTAATAAGACATGCTAATGGGGGTGTCTTCACATGTTAACATGCAATATGTATCTCCATACATATTGCGAGTTATACACCCTATCCTACCTCCCTctccaatttttttacatcatttacatCCAGGGATCAGATATATTTTAACAAGATGTAGCAAATGTATCTGTCTATTTTAGGCATGCATCGGTATAAAAAAGCCTTTTACCAGGTATACCTCAATGTTTTGTAAAGTTGTTTCATGCCTTCTTTAtgatgtatactttttatttatatattatgtaaattgttCTGTAAGTCAGCTCATCTTGGCTATATAcacaggtccataaatatttggacagagacaactttttttaattttggttctgtacattaccacaataattttaaatgaaacaactcagatgcagttgaactgcagactttcagctttcattcagtgggttgaacaaaaagattgcgtaCAAATTTGTGAGgatctaaagccttttttttacacaatcatttcatttcaggggctcacaTTGTTATGCAATCTGTTTGTTCAACCCAttcaattaaagctgaaagtctgaagttcaactccatctgagttgtttcatttaaaattaattgtggtaatgtacagaaccaaaattagaaaaagttgtctctgtccaaatatttatggacctaactgtagtttATTTGCTGAAACTCTAAACCTGGAAAGCAAAGATCTTAGGTGCATAGGCATCCATAGTCCTGTGTTATGGTACTTTTGTCTTTAGACATTCATTGAACCCTAAATCATTTTTGGTTTACACAAATTTCACAAACCACCACCAAACACGGGTCAGAGGGGcaatacatttaatgaaaatgtataaaattgtgataatgtacagtgGACTTTAATTCTAAGCTGCTGAAGCCTTGCATTGCTAAAGGATGctgtttttaactatttaaagCCTAAGCTTGCAAAATGCACAGCGTGTTAGTCCACAGGGGAGAGCTTGGTCAATTTAGCTAAGGTTTCCGTTAAATAAATGCCCATATGTACAACCACTTACTACATGACCCACAGTCAGCACCCTTTTGTTCGGGTGTTCCCACCAGAAATCAGTTTGCATTACAGTTACTGCACTTACTCCAAATAATTGTTTTAGCAGGTAGCATTAGATTCTGCTTGTTTTTAGGGTTTACCAACATCTGAGTGGCCTGTAGTCTTAGTCTTAGATCACAACTACTGCCTACATATaagctttttttgtgttctatttaGAATGTAATGTAGTATAAAACCCAGCAATGTAAATGTTTCCTCTATATTCAAGGCATGCCTCTGGTGATAACTGTTACAGGGACACTGTTATTATCTAAATACTGCTATTTTGGTTGAAAAGAAGTAATtattaaatgtgcagaaaatgtCTTCATTGTCCAAGTGGAgcgtgataaaaaaaaaaacattttttataggctCAGGAAAAACTAGGACCAGTTGATATGTTGGTGAATTGCGCTGGTATGGCGATTGCTGGAACATTTGAAGAAATAGAAATTGGTCAATTCACAGTAAGTCATTTAATTTTTCTATGATTGCTATGTTATTTTTGGTAAATTGCTAAGCCACAGATGAAAAAACAGTAGttttataatgtatgtttatataataaattgatgCTGTGCACTTTTAGTCAAatatgtaaaggcaaaatgttttaaagaggaCGTAAACTCCAAACtgcccaaaatgaaaaaaacaatacacttaccttcaatcccgcagagcagtcgagcAGTCCGGAGTTTTCTTCAATCGGGTCgcgcgtcatcctggtatccgtcttcgggctggTGCACTAGGTGCCGCTATCGTCTCCACtacttccaggttcttcttcctacgtcacccgacgcaggcgtgagatcgggttaTGTAGTGTGGGGagaaaacttgctgatctcactgtgcatgcgtgaaatcagcattttttctcccttttgacaaaagagctccttctgcgcatgcccgaggtgcTTGAGCATGtggagaaggagcacccaagagcctcctgtgatgcgtgacgtaggtatcccggaaggccttgcactcccattcattctcgatcgcctaggtgattgagaataaagggggcggtgctgcaccctttctttaaaacaaaaaaagagtgttgcatttaacaaacagaattttaccttaaaagggttgtctaggtacgctttaagtatatTTTGAGGaaagctatttatttttgtcCCAATGGAGAAAGTCACACGCTTTATTGGTCTTTGTGGACACTGCTGCTGACACcaaaacaaaagggaaatccaaaatttctCACTTTTTGGCAGACCATGTGTTGACTGAGAAATGCATTTCACTTTCTTGTATGTTCAGTAGAAAATGTAAATTGCAAGACTTTTTTTGTAGAGATCTAGAACACTATTTTACTGTTTCTTATCTCTATCCACAGCATGCTTTATGAATTAAATTGTGTGCGTTTTATTTCCTCCGTTAAGCCTTGTTATGTCCATCTCCATTATGTAGCGAAAAAAGCCATAACCCATATCATGATTTCAGGACGCCTTCATCAACTAGATTTGTTGTCCTGTGATTTTTACTACGTTACTGCTATTTATTTGAATGTCATTTTACCTTCTGTAGAGACTGATGGAAGTAAATTATCTGGGCAGCGTATATGCTAGTCGTGCTGTGATTTCCACCATGAAGGAAAGGCGGATGGGAAGAGTTGTGTTTGTTTCTTCTCAGGCAGGACAGCTGGGATTATTTGGCTACACTGCATATTCTCCTTCTAAATTTGCTCTCAGAGGACTAGCAGAAGCACTACAAATGGAGGTATGATAAACTATGTCATTTTCTCTCTAGCCACATTGTCCACCTTTTACAGTATATAGTCTTATATCTCCCTATGTGTGCTCTTCTAAATGATTTTTTCCATATccagcaataaattaaaaaaaaaatctcctttgttgcaaaaaagtataaaagttcaAAGCCAAACACTGCAAAAGAGAGTGCATCTACCACACTCATTTACCAAACACTATAGCACCCAGGTGTACATATAGTTTCACcaaggtttttactttttaacttctttgttttttctttcacattgtgTAGACTTGTGTGACATCTTGCAAAGTAATTTAAAAGTTGTTCTATTTGGAAGACCTAATGGGTGTCTGcacatttattctaaaatttcatttagtttttttttaaatagtattggAGTATATAAAAGTGCACAGCATTATCTGACAATTTTTGATAGAAGAAATTACTGTGCCATTTAGGAGAAAACTAGCTTTTATCTGAGGATAGGTGTTCTCTGAACATTCTGTCAGGGAGACAACTTTGACTTGATATCAGCTTCCTTCCGTCTTTTTGTACAAAAGCGATTGGattgggagaagcagcacaaggatccAGTCAGTTGTAATGCAGCGCTCATGTGCTAAGTTATATGCTGATAAGAGAATACAGCACAGTGTGACAGATGTAACTTGACTTGAAAATGTGACTATGGCAGAGAGAAATTAAGATACCCCAACAAACAAGGCTGTGTTGTGTGTCAAAACTGCATAAACCTCAGGAtgtagacagaaatagaaatcctCTGGATAAAGCAGCTACCATTTACGCATTGCATTTGTGTATTTGGCCATTTGCCGAAAATTCAGTATTATATTGAAATGCTTTTGTATCAttgttattatgtatataatgttGGTTACAATAAAATTGAAGGTGTATTGCATAGGAAACTTTAAATTTTAGGCTTTTACTGTCACAATCGGTAATAACTAGATTTCTTTTTTAGGTTAAGCCATATAACGTTTATATTACTGTTGCCTATCCACCGGATACTGACACGCCTGGGTTTGCTGAAGAAAACAAATCAAAGGTagaagttgcattcattttttcctGTTCTACTTTTAAATCTAGGCTAAAGGTGCTGCTGTTGGAAGTCATTAAAACACTGGCACTCCTATAACTTGTGTGTGCACCTAAAACATTCCTTAAGAGACAtatgtaaaatgtgcattaaaaatacaatgcacTCCAGGAAAAAGCACTTCTCTGTGTGCGTGTGCATAGAGCTTAAAAGAttgcaaaatacataaaacattggcTTTGTTATCCACAGAAGTGTGCACCCTTCCAGTGGACCCTAAGTTGTGTTGTTTAATTTAGGTCCTCCAACCATAATAGATTTATTAGGACTTAATCCAGGTAAGGTGGGGATAATgccatgtgcaaagaaaaagtcAATTACTGcagcaaaactttaaaacaatatcaAAAGTCTAAGCTTGGAATTCTTGGATAAGCAAAAGAAATTGTTATAAAAGTCTATTGCTTACAATACATGATGCCAGGTGTTGCTGTCCTAATGAGCAAAAAAATCACAACTCTTGGCAACGGTTAAGTGATGGGGGTggattttttatgcttttggaGTTGCATGCCATAGGAATTATTGATAATATATGGGTAAAGGATAGTTACTATAAAATATCCAAATACATAACAGATTTTGGAAACCATAGTTTTTGAAGAATAAAAATCTGGTTGTAGTTTTTTAGGCATTTATCAAAACATTCAAAATCACACAagcctgaaaatgaaaatatggaaTAGTCATCCAGTCCCCAGGATAGTATAAGAGTTCTTATATAGAATAGGAACTCCGAACACTacataatatttgtttgcatataCCTTATGCTTTTAAGTAATTAGCAgattatataatactttttttctcgactttattaacatttttttcaatatatatgtgCATCTATTACATTATTGAACAATATAAAGTAATTGataccagagagagagagagtccaaAATTGCTAAATTCTATaggctgtatatataataaaatagaggAAAATCTAGCTAAAGTAAAAACCACAACCTGTAGTATAAAAACATAGGAAGCAGGGAATATATATTAGACTGGTTAAATTTGTATGGAATAATAGATTAGATATGTGAATAAGTGAATTGCCAATAAGAATTAACAAAAAATCTACTGGAAAGGTAGAAACAACAATGTTCATGGAGGGGCATAAAAGTGAAAGCTGTGAGTAATGGTCTAGAAAATGACACAATTCAGTATGACAGCTCAAATGCAGAATGCAGTACAATACATGCATTAGATGCTATGTTTAGATGCTGCAATAAGTGAAGAGACCATTAGAAACTTCCctattaatgcaaaataaatgtgacGAGAGATACAAGACACATACCTAATCTGCAGGATGGGTTTGGACCAAGACTATGATGTGTGTCCTGATGAAAGCAAGATGCCAATTTTAAATCGGCACCCAGAGTTTGGCAGAAGATTCTTTAAATCTTACTGGTATCGTGGGTTTGCCTTTATTTGACTGCACCATtttttccattgctccatggtctaACTTTCATGGCCAGGCATTATTGGTCAAATGCACCTTGTAGGCACTTTGTTCAGTAACCAATTTTTCTGTAACTAGAGCTACAGTAGGTATCAGATAGGATAAGATGGGCTACATCATCAATCTCTACAGACATTGGTGAACCTTGAACACCCATGACCCTTTCACCAGTTTACTGACTGTCATTCTTTGACCACTTTTGTAGGTACTAAACAATGCATATCAGGAGCTCCCAAAAAGACCTGCCGTTTTTTTTAGATGCCCTGACCCATTCATTTGGCAAGTTACAATTATTTACTCGCAATCTTAAATTTGCTCCTTATAATTGTGGTTAAACTTATGTACATATTATATGTACataatatgtattatgttttacatatttcatttagGCCTCctagattttaatttaaaaggattttttctGGCACAACCTCAAAGTAGTTGTAATGTATAGATGTTGGTTACATTTGTTGTTTTCAAAAggttaaaataattgtattgtctTAAAATGATGGGACACACTGTGATCCTCTAAACCTACCTTGatgttaaatacatattttttaagccTTTGAGCCCTGAGAGGAGCAGCACCAAAGACCAATCAAAGTTTCTCTGACAATAAGAGTGAGAAGTGGTTGCATCTTAATCTGCAGTTGGACACTGAAGGAGTTGTAAATTGCATtactggatggacagaaaaataaagcagCTTATGTACTATAAACAATACTCACAACATAAATCAAAATTCTTTATTTGCCAGCCACTATGCGAATACTGTAGGTAGTTCTAGGGCTTCAAGTTTCTTATCAAGCACAGGACAatggaacataaataaaatgaaaaagcaaccTAAACTCCTGCAATTCCTTTTTTGACTCTTCTTGAACATTGGTTTCTCCATTTCATACAGTTACAGAATATATAGAATTTTTCTGTCATCAAGTATATGGTCTGCTTTTACCTGGAGGAACAAGGACATGGGTATAAGTGTTGCATAATCAACTGCTCTATGCGTTTGGTTTGTATGTAGATGAATAAATGTATGCATCTAGTTTGACTGAAAAACCGCAAAAATGCACGAGGGAAGGGGGACCTAATTGTGTACACCCTCcctattataaatatttacatgcaaattaTGACTTGTTATGAAACTGTTGTGCATAGATATGATACTTATCCTAAGACATATGCTTTGTCTTTCATTTCAAGCCACTGGAAACCAAGTTAATTTCTGAGTCCTCAAGCCTGTGCCAACCTGAACAAGTTGCCAAAGTCATAGTTAAAGATGCTATAGTAAGTATGTGGTAAAATACACCTACACGTTTAATTTCTGATCATTCTTATATCTTCAGAGTCTAAACGTCAAAGCTGGAGAATATACAATTTATGGAATTTTATGACATGAACC
This window harbors:
- the KDSR gene encoding 3-ketodihydrosphingosine reductase, whose amino-acid sequence is MLLLAAAFIVAFVLLLYMVSPLISPSPLKLAGAHVVVTGGSSGIGKCIAIECFKCGAFITLVARNESKLVQAKKEIEKYAINEKQVVICISVDVSKDYRQVENVIKQAQEKLGPVDMLVNCAGMAIAGTFEEIEIGQFTRLMEVNYLGSVYASRAVISTMKERRMGRVVFVSSQAGQLGLFGYTAYSPSKFALRGLAEALQMEVKPYNVYITVAYPPDTDTPGFAEENKSKPLETKLISESSSLCQPEQVAKVIVKDAIQGNFNSSVGSDGYMLSSLTCGMSPVTTITEGLQQVVTMGLFRTIALFYLGSFDSIVRRCMMQKQNCEQASKTD